Proteins encoded in a region of the Teredinibacter purpureus genome:
- a CDS encoding amino acid ABC transporter substrate-binding protein — protein sequence MYASVDAWLRRCRLSVALIFCLASFFVVSPVSAVPTLEASVAVRYTADNPLIVNHVANLNQYLSTREKYFMAVLTLALEHSGVPFKLNPVELLRHSEPRGVRFLYHGKFDVHWLNTTKELEDVLLPIRIPLFKGLIGWRVLLIREADMERYAAIDSIDELKQLVGLQGLGWPDTDILLKNGFEVVTATDFFTMSRMLAYSRGDFFPRGVTEIWGELEAYSNPTLTVEQSIALVYPAAYYFFVQKGNTVLHGIIKGGLQAAVDDGSFDALFMTYFGERIARSQLHKRTIFHLDNPYLPPLTPLEQKRYWLSLDSILSDRAVDE from the coding sequence TTGTATGCTTCCGTCGATGCGTGGTTGAGACGTTGCCGGTTAAGTGTTGCCCTCATCTTTTGTTTGGCGAGCTTTTTTGTGGTCTCTCCGGTGTCTGCTGTGCCCACTTTGGAAGCGTCTGTCGCGGTTCGCTATACTGCGGATAATCCGTTGATCGTTAACCATGTGGCTAATCTTAATCAATATTTGTCTACTCGAGAAAAGTATTTTATGGCGGTTCTAACCTTAGCGTTAGAACATTCTGGTGTGCCTTTTAAGTTGAACCCGGTAGAACTTTTACGTCATTCAGAACCTAGGGGCGTGCGTTTTCTCTATCATGGAAAATTTGATGTGCATTGGCTGAATACGACGAAAGAGCTTGAAGATGTTCTTTTGCCTATACGTATTCCGTTGTTCAAGGGGCTAATCGGCTGGCGTGTTTTACTGATTCGAGAGGCTGATATGGAACGCTATGCCGCAATCGACAGTATTGATGAGTTAAAACAATTGGTCGGGTTACAGGGGCTAGGGTGGCCGGATACGGACATCCTGTTAAAGAACGGGTTCGAAGTGGTGACAGCGACAGATTTTTTTACGATGTCTCGAATGTTGGCCTATTCAAGAGGCGATTTTTTCCCTAGGGGTGTTACGGAAATCTGGGGAGAACTGGAAGCCTATTCAAACCCAACGTTGACGGTTGAGCAGAGCATTGCGCTGGTTTACCCCGCGGCTTACTATTTTTTTGTGCAAAAGGGAAATACGGTATTACACGGTATTATAAAAGGGGGGTTACAAGCTGCCGTGGATGATGGCTCATTCGACGCGCTATTTATGACGTATTTTGGTGAGCGAATAGCGCGCAGTCAGTTACATAAACGGACTATTTTTCACTTGGATAATCCCTATCTACCACCTCTAACGCCGTTAGAGCAGAAGCGGTATTGGTTATCACTCGATTCGATACTGAGCGATCGCGCTGTTGATGAATGA
- the dbpA gene encoding ATP-dependent RNA helicase DbpA, giving the protein MSKPTLSKSSFGELSLDSALLRNLEDLGYQQMTDIQAAALPPIIEGADVIGKAKTGSGKTAAFGLGILNKLKVERFRVQTLVLCPTRELADQVARELRKLARAVHNIKILTLCGGMPFGPQVGSLEHGAHIVVGTPGRVEEHVRKGKLLLQHVDTLVLDEADRMLDMGFQASLDAIIEHVPAGRQTLLFSATFPSGIKSLAARVQRDPLMVEVAATHSTLSIQQHFYRVDDNAQRLQAVCQVLQHFNAESTVIFCNTKRETDEVAVYLKDQGFTALGLHGDMQQKDRDRTLVCFANRSVSVLVATDVAARGLDIEKLDMVINYHLSRDPEVHVHRIGRTGRAGESGKAVSLISEKERYKIERLEGLLGQPIEAEPLPLPDESFVPQKPPMVTIQIDGGKKQKVRPGDIVGALTGEGGIDGTQVGKIHIFDLCAYVAVMREASRAGLKKLSNGKLKGRAYRVRVIGV; this is encoded by the coding sequence TTGTCTAAGCCCACGCTGTCAAAATCTTCATTTGGCGAACTTTCGCTCGATTCGGCCTTACTGCGCAACCTGGAGGATTTAGGTTATCAACAAATGACCGATATTCAGGCCGCTGCTTTACCTCCTATTATTGAGGGGGCGGATGTTATCGGCAAGGCGAAAACGGGGTCGGGTAAAACGGCCGCCTTTGGTTTGGGGATATTGAATAAGCTGAAAGTTGAGCGGTTTCGCGTACAAACATTGGTGCTTTGCCCCACTCGAGAGCTAGCGGATCAAGTGGCTCGGGAGTTGCGAAAACTTGCTCGGGCTGTTCATAACATCAAAATTCTTACACTTTGTGGTGGTATGCCTTTTGGCCCTCAGGTGGGGTCCCTCGAGCACGGAGCGCATATTGTGGTGGGTACGCCTGGGCGCGTTGAGGAGCATGTTCGCAAAGGTAAATTACTGTTGCAGCATGTGGACACTTTGGTGCTGGATGAAGCGGATCGTATGCTAGATATGGGGTTCCAAGCGTCGCTGGACGCGATTATTGAGCATGTGCCTGCCGGACGGCAGACGTTACTGTTTAGTGCAACGTTTCCCAGTGGCATAAAGTCATTAGCGGCACGCGTACAGCGCGACCCATTAATGGTAGAGGTTGCGGCAACCCATTCTACATTAAGTATTCAACAGCATTTTTATCGTGTTGATGATAACGCCCAGCGCTTACAGGCGGTGTGCCAAGTGTTGCAGCACTTTAATGCAGAGTCGACTGTGATATTTTGCAATACCAAGCGTGAAACCGATGAAGTGGCTGTTTATTTAAAAGACCAAGGTTTTACGGCTTTAGGGCTTCATGGCGACATGCAGCAAAAAGACCGAGATCGAACACTCGTGTGTTTTGCGAACAGGAGCGTGTCAGTGTTAGTGGCCACAGACGTTGCTGCGCGCGGTTTAGATATTGAAAAGTTGGATATGGTTATTAATTATCATTTGTCGCGAGACCCAGAGGTGCACGTGCATCGAATAGGTCGAACGGGTCGGGCGGGAGAGAGCGGTAAAGCGGTGAGCTTAATCAGTGAAAAAGAACGCTATAAAATTGAGCGGTTGGAAGGTCTTTTGGGGCAACCTATTGAAGCTGAGCCCTTGCCCCTGCCAGACGAAAGTTTTGTGCCACAAAAACCACCAATGGTCACTATTCAAATTGATGGTGGGAAAAAACAAAAGGTAAGGCCTGGTGATATTGTTGGAGCTTTAACAGGAGAAGGCGGTATTGACGGCACGCAGGTCGGTAAAATTCATATATTCGATCTTTGCGCTTATGTGGCGGTAATGCGTGAGGCGTCTCGTGCTGGGTTAAAAAAATTAAGTAACGGTAAATTGAAAGGGCGGGCGTATCGAGTGCGGGTGATAGGGGTATAA
- a CDS encoding ABC transporter substrate-binding protein: MWKFAVLVVALLATPAMGQIAGTISVYTNRGDLVRNGNFKRWVREFEAIYPGTSVRVTLVERYGEEMAERFEKRSYGDVILVPTDMPKEAYPKFFLPLNDTGLSSKVYFANSWAYKEQEYAYTQGVSAEGLIYNKRVLGLAGETEPPLTVDQLYTLCEKIKANGKTPIFLNVGAGWPLQQWDKAVMQLSENGNYYESMLTQAAPFSAGQPYETSLGIVNKLFKSGYSEPDFIHDQWQSSKVAFAANEGGLFFLGSWAIPQLIEAGIASRDIGFVPFPVDNTEQAKGILNFDWGIAISRFSKNPQTAKAWLKFFLEQSDFADVSGFIPTVKSRQPGLAQLSEYMGYKPKVIQTASYNPGFLRLANKAGMDFMGGSYVRNILLSPDFDGSMAYWNKRWSQALANFQ, encoded by the coding sequence ATGTGGAAATTCGCTGTATTAGTGGTGGCGCTTTTGGCGACACCTGCGATGGGCCAAATTGCTGGGACCATTAGTGTGTACACCAACCGAGGCGATTTGGTGCGAAATGGCAACTTTAAGCGCTGGGTTCGCGAGTTCGAGGCAATTTACCCCGGTACAAGTGTACGAGTAACATTGGTCGAGCGGTATGGCGAAGAAATGGCTGAGCGTTTTGAAAAGCGTAGCTATGGTGACGTGATATTGGTTCCCACCGATATGCCAAAAGAGGCATACCCCAAATTTTTTCTACCGCTCAATGATACAGGCTTGTCGAGCAAAGTGTATTTTGCTAACAGTTGGGCCTACAAAGAACAAGAATATGCCTATACACAGGGGGTGAGCGCAGAAGGGCTAATCTACAATAAGCGTGTATTGGGTTTGGCTGGGGAGACGGAACCCCCATTAACCGTCGACCAGTTATATACGCTTTGTGAAAAAATAAAGGCGAACGGTAAAACGCCTATTTTTTTGAATGTTGGTGCAGGATGGCCGCTACAACAATGGGATAAAGCGGTGATGCAGCTATCAGAAAACGGCAACTATTATGAATCCATGCTCACTCAGGCTGCCCCGTTTTCCGCAGGCCAGCCGTATGAGACATCGCTTGGTATTGTCAATAAGCTATTCAAATCCGGTTACAGTGAACCGGATTTCATTCACGATCAGTGGCAGTCTTCGAAAGTGGCTTTTGCTGCGAATGAAGGAGGTTTATTTTTCTTGGGTAGTTGGGCAATCCCTCAACTTATTGAGGCTGGAATTGCATCTCGAGACATAGGGTTCGTACCCTTCCCTGTGGACAACACTGAACAAGCAAAAGGGATATTGAATTTTGATTGGGGTATAGCCATTAGTCGGTTCAGTAAAAACCCACAAACGGCGAAGGCTTGGCTTAAGTTTTTTTTAGAACAGTCAGATTTTGCCGATGTTTCAGGTTTTATTCCCACCGTAAAATCTCGTCAACCAGGGTTGGCGCAGCTCTCTGAATACATGGGTTATAAGCCCAAGGTTATTCAGACTGCATCCTATAATCCTGGCTTTCTACGTCTAGCGAATAAGGCCGGAATGGACTTTATGGGAGGGAGTTACGTGAGGAATATATTACTCAGTCCAGACTTCGATGGCAGCATGGCCTACTGGAACAAGCGGTGGAGTCAAGCGCTCGCAAACTTTCAATAA
- a CDS encoding SMI1/KNR4 family protein — protein MINEIAEMLAEHAQETAFPLELPTMDQLVEAQEAMLISVPVEMRDYLLHSSNVIYGHLEPATLADPNSHTYLPEMAAEAWDKGMPRELLPLCVDGESVYCVAEEGEVFLWEGNDDLLAISDDVWQWVRDVWLQS, from the coding sequence GTGATAAACGAAATAGCTGAAATGCTTGCTGAGCATGCTCAAGAAACAGCATTCCCCCTTGAACTCCCAACTATGGATCAATTGGTTGAAGCGCAGGAAGCGATGTTGATATCAGTTCCTGTCGAAATGCGGGATTATTTGTTGCATTCCAGCAACGTTATTTACGGTCACTTGGAACCTGCGACGCTAGCAGACCCGAATAGCCATACCTATTTACCCGAAATGGCTGCCGAGGCGTGGGATAAGGGAATGCCACGCGAACTATTGCCGTTGTGCGTTGATGGCGAAAGTGTGTATTGCGTTGCCGAGGAGGGCGAAGTATTTCTTTGGGAAGGTAACGACGATTTATTAGCGATTTCCGATGATGTTTGGCAGTGGGTGCGAGACGTATGGCTGCAGAGTTAG
- a CDS encoding sensor histidine kinase, with amino-acid sequence MKLLYIIIAIMLSMVLLIFNQQQVARTAERNTLLIHLQFTLNERGRERYLSAIELTPIFTEYNNYGSSNILRLNKFQQHLRESAKDNFYYNSMSLDDWGKWPALIEENRALEVFKSEFLARDFSITPKDELPASIKAWHEQFVARIDSLQTLNVELGQRLGNQVTTALERSLIISTVLIAAIFLLGLSAFTIHNRKFLRQVKDGRAKLLRRNKYIEHAHILLQSQTEDLVADRTALKEAKQRYQSINHLLPVGFMLVNNHGKICDINSQACTLFGYNESELLSMKVEDLVPMTSRAKHDKLRQSFAHDQEPRIMAASSTLLAGQHKDGSLIPLEIGLAPITLDKEPFISISLLNVSERRQTMKQLENKNRQMDLTLEKLRHSNEQLERFAFICSHDLQEPIRMVLSFSQLLEKHAATKLDEKSLGYLQYITDGAARAREMVSDILTFCRLDQNTDAYSDVELTTICAQTYSTLSAMLNEKNAEFSWSPSLPCIRAVPSQLFQLVMNLVGNGIKFNHSEKPKVKITVEDKNGRWEIAVTDNGIGIDPKYQPKLFQIFTRLNSKNEFPGNGIGLAICKKIVEQHGALIHIESELGQGTRFIIVWPKLEEFKEPPSASHPLEI; translated from the coding sequence ATGAAATTACTCTACATTATTATCGCCATAATGCTAAGCATGGTACTGCTGATTTTTAACCAACAGCAAGTGGCTAGGACTGCGGAAAGAAATACGCTGCTGATTCATTTGCAGTTTACCCTCAACGAACGTGGTAGAGAACGTTATCTAAGCGCAATTGAACTTACCCCAATTTTTACTGAATATAATAATTATGGGTCATCAAACATCCTTAGACTGAATAAATTTCAGCAACACCTTCGGGAATCCGCTAAAGATAATTTCTACTACAACTCAATGTCACTCGACGATTGGGGGAAGTGGCCAGCATTAATAGAGGAAAATCGTGCGCTCGAGGTGTTTAAATCTGAATTTTTGGCAAGGGATTTTTCCATCACACCGAAAGACGAATTACCCGCAAGCATTAAAGCATGGCACGAACAATTTGTTGCGCGTATAGATTCCCTTCAAACGCTCAACGTCGAGTTAGGGCAACGCCTCGGCAATCAAGTCACCACTGCTCTTGAGCGTTCACTTATTATTAGTACTGTGCTAATAGCCGCTATTTTCCTGCTTGGCCTTAGTGCCTTTACTATCCACAACCGAAAGTTCCTTCGGCAGGTTAAGGACGGTAGGGCAAAACTACTGAGGCGAAATAAGTATATTGAACACGCCCATATTTTATTACAAAGTCAAACAGAGGATCTCGTCGCCGATCGCACAGCACTAAAAGAAGCTAAGCAGCGCTACCAAAGTATTAATCACCTTTTACCCGTCGGGTTTATGCTGGTTAACAATCACGGAAAAATATGTGATATCAATAGCCAGGCGTGCACACTATTTGGTTATAACGAATCAGAACTATTATCGATGAAGGTTGAAGATCTGGTGCCCATGACGAGCCGAGCCAAACACGACAAATTGCGACAGAGTTTTGCTCACGATCAGGAGCCCCGCATTATGGCCGCCAGCAGCACTCTATTGGCAGGCCAGCACAAAGATGGCTCGTTAATACCACTAGAAATTGGACTCGCGCCTATTACGCTAGATAAAGAACCCTTTATTTCCATCTCGTTACTGAATGTAAGTGAACGCCGCCAGACAATGAAGCAATTAGAAAATAAAAACCGACAGATGGACCTTACGTTGGAAAAGCTTCGGCATTCCAACGAGCAACTAGAACGTTTCGCGTTTATTTGCTCGCATGATTTACAAGAACCTATACGAATGGTCTTAAGCTTTAGTCAATTACTCGAAAAGCACGCCGCAACAAAACTAGACGAAAAAAGCCTCGGCTATTTACAATATATTACGGATGGCGCCGCGCGCGCGAGAGAAATGGTGAGCGATATCCTCACTTTCTGCCGCCTAGATCAAAACACCGATGCATACTCTGACGTGGAATTAACAACGATTTGCGCACAAACCTACTCTACATTATCAGCAATGCTAAACGAAAAAAATGCCGAGTTTTCCTGGAGCCCATCTCTACCCTGTATTCGCGCCGTACCTTCACAATTGTTCCAGCTAGTTATGAATTTGGTGGGCAATGGCATCAAATTTAATCACTCCGAAAAACCAAAAGTAAAAATAACGGTAGAAGATAAAAATGGTAGATGGGAAATAGCTGTAACAGACAACGGTATTGGAATCGACCCCAAATACCAACCCAAATTATTCCAAATATTTACGCGCCTAAACAGTAAAAATGAATTTCCCGGCAACGGCATTGGCCTCGCGATATGCAAAAAAATAGTAGAACAGCACGGAGCGTTAATACACATTGAATCAGAGCTGGGCCAAGGTACTCGCTTCATCATCGTATGGCCAAAATTAGAGGAATTCAAAGAACCTCCCTCCGCATCACACCCATTGGAGATCTAA
- a CDS encoding methyl-accepting chemotaxis protein: MNVSLVSKVVLGFSTVICLQFLVTSFGIYGQSRVQAQYATTTNTIFPMLQKSSLLTLQAQRAAQAVSMHAAQTQESALKPLRAAYEAAIERYSIEADEIRRIAKDQPEFIEAIESAIYSSNKAFKTGQQHLNGHSQYTVTTELEYRALDDFEKTWQYFTADLKDTRFVLPDGELPARWLLESLEQDANEAAGLLTRIPSLREKDKMDQAAKQLIYYWKNVKAKHTLMVERFPIMAKGLERYVALLNRHIISDDGVMKQQGIRLNIAENNALLLAQLSEELDVTIEKLNSLNTALSKLADESSNDTRSILNKTQRIMIGSLVLAIAIGIFVALMVVNGVRKPLLELVKRLERLAENDLSDISTHQANGEFDTIAKSLDALTRNLSTIIREIKNQSKDLSQLADQTFEQSAESRKEVDSQREQMSTLASAATEMEYSAKDVASDASKTYEVVGDLVLTAQNGQNIVGGNKKLINSLETELNKAAHVVDLLREESDNIGSIVSVIIGIAEQTNLLALNAAIEAARAGEQGRGFSVVADEVRALANKTQSSTSEIIGIIDSLQNKSAEANAIMEKNRSTAKACVEQSDLTSDSLSDILSGLNKINTMTSSIATASEQQSRVTSDLAETVIEISTMAEGIQRQAVKMQVSSENLQEMANHQNNLTDKFLL; this comes from the coding sequence ATGAATGTGAGTTTAGTATCAAAGGTGGTTCTTGGTTTCTCCACCGTCATATGCCTGCAGTTTCTTGTCACCAGTTTTGGTATTTATGGTCAGTCGCGCGTTCAGGCGCAGTATGCAACTACCACAAATACTATTTTCCCTATGCTTCAAAAGAGCTCTTTACTAACACTGCAAGCACAGCGTGCGGCCCAAGCGGTCAGTATGCATGCGGCCCAAACTCAAGAATCGGCGTTAAAACCCTTAAGGGCGGCATATGAAGCTGCGATAGAACGGTACAGTATAGAGGCTGATGAGATTCGACGCATAGCCAAAGATCAACCGGAATTTATAGAAGCGATTGAATCAGCTATATACAGTTCGAATAAAGCGTTTAAAACCGGGCAGCAACATTTAAACGGGCATAGCCAATATACGGTTACAACCGAATTAGAATACCGAGCGTTAGATGACTTTGAGAAAACATGGCAGTACTTCACTGCAGACTTAAAGGATACACGATTCGTGCTGCCTGATGGCGAGCTGCCTGCTAGATGGTTATTGGAATCTCTCGAGCAGGATGCAAACGAAGCGGCTGGGCTATTGACCCGTATTCCATCGCTGCGGGAAAAAGACAAAATGGATCAAGCTGCCAAGCAGCTTATTTATTACTGGAAGAATGTAAAAGCTAAGCATACCTTAATGGTCGAGCGTTTTCCCATTATGGCGAAAGGGTTAGAACGATACGTCGCGCTTCTTAATCGCCACATTATTAGTGATGATGGTGTAATGAAACAACAGGGTATACGCTTGAATATAGCGGAGAATAACGCGTTATTATTGGCACAATTAAGTGAGGAATTAGACGTTACCATTGAAAAGCTAAATAGCCTCAATACTGCGTTGAGTAAACTCGCGGACGAGTCCTCTAATGATACCCGTAGTATTTTGAATAAAACCCAACGCATTATGATTGGCTCTTTAGTACTGGCCATTGCAATCGGTATTTTTGTAGCGTTAATGGTGGTAAATGGTGTGCGTAAGCCGTTACTCGAGTTGGTGAAACGTTTAGAGCGATTGGCTGAAAATGACTTATCGGATATTAGTACGCATCAAGCGAACGGTGAGTTTGACACTATCGCAAAGTCACTTGACGCTTTAACACGAAACTTATCGACGATAATTCGAGAAATAAAAAATCAGAGTAAAGACTTGTCGCAATTGGCAGACCAAACCTTCGAACAAAGCGCTGAATCTCGTAAAGAAGTGGATAGCCAGAGAGAGCAAATGAGCACTCTGGCGTCGGCCGCTACAGAAATGGAATATTCCGCGAAAGATGTTGCCAGTGACGCGAGTAAAACTTATGAGGTCGTGGGGGACCTTGTGCTTACGGCCCAGAACGGGCAAAACATTGTTGGCGGTAATAAAAAGCTTATCAACTCGCTTGAAACTGAACTGAATAAAGCGGCGCATGTTGTTGATCTGTTGCGCGAAGAATCAGACAATATTGGCTCTATTGTATCCGTTATTATTGGTATTGCTGAACAAACTAATTTGCTCGCGTTAAACGCCGCTATTGAAGCGGCGCGTGCTGGTGAGCAAGGGCGAGGTTTTTCCGTGGTTGCCGACGAGGTGCGCGCGCTTGCGAATAAAACACAATCCTCAACGTCAGAAATTATTGGGATAATTGATAGTCTCCAGAATAAGTCGGCGGAGGCCAATGCGATTATGGAAAAAAATAGATCTACCGCTAAAGCCTGCGTAGAGCAATCGGATTTAACCTCTGACTCTCTTAGTGATATCTTGTCGGGTTTGAATAAAATAAATACGATGACTTCATCGATTGCCACGGCTTCCGAACAGCAAAGCCGTGTCACCAGCGACCTTGCAGAAACAGTAATAGAAATTTCAACTATGGCCGAAGGTATCCAGCGGCAAGCGGTAAAAATGCAGGTCTCAAGTGAAAATCTCCAGGAAATGGCCAATCACCAAAACAACTTAACCGATAAGTTCTTATTGTAG
- the ylqF gene encoding ribosome biogenesis GTPase YlqF: protein MLINWYPGHMNKARKKIKEVMPAVDVVIEVLDARLPYSSSNPMIESLRGSKPYLKVLSKSDLADPAITKQWQAYFREQRDTDALAITTENRSTAKTIPARIQKMLPNRGQSFIKPIRALIMGIPNVGKSTLINTLVGKKIASVGNEPAVTKAQQKIHISDTFYLIDSPGMTWPGATNHMINYRLAASGAIRDTALEYDDVGLFAVDYLLQRYPELITKRYQLKALPQSAHEVLELLGKKQGYMQNGRPDLKRTGEMLIRELRAGKLGRLSFEEPLLSYRFRD, encoded by the coding sequence ATGTTAATCAACTGGTATCCGGGCCACATGAACAAGGCCCGCAAGAAAATTAAAGAAGTTATGCCAGCTGTAGATGTCGTTATCGAGGTGCTCGATGCTCGGCTTCCTTATTCAAGTAGCAACCCCATGATTGAATCCCTACGGGGGAGCAAGCCATACCTAAAAGTACTCAGTAAATCCGACCTAGCAGACCCCGCCATCACCAAACAGTGGCAGGCCTACTTTCGCGAACAACGCGATACCGACGCTTTAGCAATTACCACCGAAAACCGGTCAACGGCTAAAACCATTCCAGCACGAATTCAAAAAATGCTACCTAACCGTGGCCAATCGTTTATCAAACCAATCCGCGCGTTAATCATGGGTATTCCCAATGTTGGGAAATCCACGCTTATTAACACCTTAGTGGGGAAAAAAATAGCGTCGGTAGGTAATGAGCCCGCCGTTACCAAAGCGCAGCAAAAAATCCACATTTCAGATACGTTTTATTTGATTGACTCCCCAGGGATGACCTGGCCCGGTGCAACGAACCACATGATCAATTATAGGCTTGCTGCTAGCGGCGCAATTCGCGATACCGCATTGGAGTATGATGACGTTGGCCTGTTTGCGGTAGATTACCTCTTACAGCGTTATCCCGAACTTATAACAAAACGCTACCAGCTAAAAGCATTACCCCAATCCGCTCACGAAGTACTCGAATTACTCGGCAAAAAACAAGGCTATATGCAAAACGGGCGCCCAGACTTAAAACGTACCGGAGAAATGCTCATTCGCGAACTGCGGGCCGGTAAGCTCGGCCGCCTTAGTTTTGAAGAACCGCTACTGAGTTATCGCTTTCGCGACTAA
- a CDS encoding PQQ-dependent sugar dehydrogenase, protein MKQATSRYLLFWVLLGAVFGSTSQAHAATCEYLISNQWEGGFTGAIRISNDGSAAVNGWDVSWEYGNGSAVTSLWNATLSGSNPYSASPLSWNSNIAVGQSVEFGFQGTQTNGSTAEIPVITGSVCGASSSSSSVSSSSSVSSSSSSSSSSVSSSSSVSSSSSSVSSSSSVSSSSSSSSSVSSSSSSSSSDAEVSIDLERIYPNLLFSDPTGLFQAPGDNSRWYVLEKAGSLYWLDASNTNAGAANIYIDLQDETDSNNEGGLLGMAFHPDYQNNGYVYISYTGADDSNDFSQISYVTRFTESSAGVLDVNSRLDILTLGQPFNNHNGGHIAFGPDGYLYIGFGDGGSGNDPFDNSQDTQEWFGKFLRIDVDNGSPYSIPSDNPFATEGGAPEVFAYGMRNPWRWSFDSETGELWAGDVGEGRFEEIDIIVSGGNYGWRCMEGPEISSNDCSTGGPYVEPVVSYGRSVGETVTGGYVYRGSAIDGLYGQYVFGDYTKGIIWNLVQNNGGDYEMNELLDSDVWISHFAEANDGELYVVDYYQGGLHKIVSTTTSSSSSSSSSVSSSSVSSSSSVSSSSSSSSVSSSSSSVSSSSSSVSSSSSSSVAGGQCDWYGWMLALCENTTTGWGNENNQTCISRDACGDRIVN, encoded by the coding sequence ATGAAACAAGCTACTTCAAGATATTTATTGTTTTGGGTGTTGTTAGGTGCAGTATTTGGGAGTACGTCGCAAGCTCATGCGGCGACGTGCGAATATTTGATTAGCAATCAGTGGGAGGGTGGTTTTACAGGCGCCATTCGTATTTCAAATGATGGTTCTGCCGCGGTGAATGGTTGGGATGTTTCTTGGGAGTATGGTAATGGCTCTGCTGTTACTAGCTTATGGAATGCAACTTTAAGTGGTTCTAACCCCTATAGTGCTAGTCCGTTGAGTTGGAATAGTAATATCGCTGTCGGGCAATCGGTAGAGTTTGGGTTTCAAGGTACTCAAACTAACGGCTCAACGGCTGAGATACCTGTGATTACAGGTAGTGTGTGTGGAGCAAGCAGCAGCTCTTCAAGTGTGAGTTCTTCGTCTAGCGTGTCATCTTCTAGCAGTTCTTCTTCATCTAGCGTTTCGAGTTCGTCTTCTGTAAGTAGCTCAAGCTCTTCTGTAAGTAGTTCATCTTCTGTTAGCAGCTCAAGCTCGTCTAGCAGTAGTGTATCTTCTAGTAGCTCTTCTTCGTCTAGCGATGCTGAAGTTTCGATTGATTTAGAGCGAATATACCCTAATTTGTTATTTTCCGATCCGACGGGTTTGTTTCAGGCGCCTGGCGACAATAGTCGTTGGTATGTACTAGAAAAAGCCGGCTCACTTTATTGGTTAGATGCGAGCAATACTAACGCGGGTGCAGCGAATATCTATATTGATTTGCAGGACGAAACCGATAGTAATAATGAAGGTGGTTTGCTAGGTATGGCGTTCCACCCTGATTACCAAAATAACGGTTATGTCTATATCTCTTATACTGGTGCAGACGATTCTAACGACTTTTCACAAATATCCTATGTGACGCGTTTTACAGAATCTTCTGCAGGCGTATTGGATGTTAATTCACGACTCGATATTCTCACGTTGGGCCAGCCATTTAACAACCATAATGGTGGGCATATAGCGTTTGGTCCGGATGGCTACCTTTATATTGGGTTCGGCGACGGCGGTTCAGGTAACGATCCATTCGACAACTCTCAAGACACTCAAGAATGGTTCGGTAAGTTTTTACGTATAGATGTTGATAACGGCTCTCCTTATTCAATTCCTTCGGATAACCCCTTCGCCACTGAAGGTGGTGCGCCTGAGGTTTTTGCTTACGGCATGCGTAACCCGTGGCGTTGGAGTTTCGATTCCGAAACTGGCGAGTTATGGGCTGGAGATGTAGGGGAAGGTCGTTTTGAAGAAATCGATATTATTGTTAGCGGCGGAAACTACGGTTGGCGTTGCATGGAAGGCCCTGAGATCTCAAGCAATGATTGTTCTACTGGCGGGCCTTATGTTGAACCTGTTGTTTCTTACGGCCGTTCGGTCGGTGAAACGGTAACAGGAGGCTATGTTTATCGTGGTTCTGCTATCGACGGCCTATATGGGCAATATGTATTTGGCGACTACACGAAGGGTATTATTTGGAATCTTGTTCAGAATAATGGTGGCGATTATGAAATGAATGAGCTACTGGACAGCGATGTGTGGATTTCACATTTTGCAGAAGCCAATGATGGCGAGCTTTATGTTGTTGATTACTATCAAGGTGGTTTACATAAAATAGTGTCCACGACTACGTCTAGTAGCTCTTCGTCTAGTAGCTCCGTGTCAAGTAGCTCTGTATCGTCATCGAGTAGCGTATCCTCCAGTAGTTCTAGCTCTTCTGTCAGTAGCTCTAGCTCTTCTGTGAGCTCAAGTTCGAGTAGTGTGAGTTCAAGCAGCTCTAGCTCAGTGGCTGGTGGACAGTGTGATTGGTATGGCTGGATGTTAGCGTTGTGTGAAAATACTACGACTGGTTGGGGTAACGAAAATAATCAGACGTGTATATCAAGAGATGCTTGCGGCGATCGTATCGTGAATTAA